In Fragaria vesca subsp. vesca linkage group LG5, FraVesHawaii_1.0, whole genome shotgun sequence, the genomic stretch GGTTAGTTTAGTTAACTGAAGCCTCTTCATAACAATGCTGTGTATGAATCTGTGTGAATATATAGTGCGTGGGTTTTTTGAAATTTTTTTGTTAGAATGGGGTGTGTTTGGAATTTAGTTTGGTGTTTGAAAAGGCGTGGAGTGGAGGTATTCGTCAATGTTTTGTTTATGATTTGCTTCACGGGGAAGAATGCTTGGTTGAATTGCTTAATTTAGATGGTCAGGCTTTTTGCTTATATGGTAAGGTGCTCTGAGAGAGAGGGAGGTTGGGCTAATTAAGCAGGAGGTGGCGGTGAGACGCTGTGGGCCGTGAAAGCAGCTGCGGCTGCAAAAAGGGGAAAAAGGGCATTTGACACGTAAGTGGGGAGACTGTGTTGGGGTGGGGACCCGCAACCGACATTTGGTTATATAATAATAGAATCCTATCTCCATTTTTGTATTGGTTTTTTTTGGTGTCTCCTTATGGGTGAAGGGAGAGAGAAGAGACGATGGGGCGCGGAACTTCATACTACTACTGAAGTATGCATTTTTTTATGAAATAACGCGGGAAAAGGTCAGGATTTATAAGCTAATAACTCTGTTTTGTGGTGGGTTAGTTCTATAGTTTCTTGTTTGGAGATGTGTTAATAACTGTTAATAAGATTAGTTTCTGGTTTTAGTTGAGGAGATTAGGGGAAGATAGTATGAGTCCAGAAATGGCGTCAGGAATCAGAAATATCTCCTTGTTTGATTCTTTTGTTTTTTTTCTCGGCTGGGTGGCAGAGACACAGACAGAGACAGAAGTGTAAATGGGTGAAATATTTAGATCACAGCCTTTGTTTTTTTTTTTTTTTTTTTTTTTTTTTTGTCAGAATATTGATAGTAATTTAAAGTTGGGATATTGTTCTTCCTTTCTGGGTCAAAGGATTTGGGATGAACATATTCAGTTGTCATCATCTCTGTTGAATTTTGGTGTGCATACGTAAATTGGATTTGTTTATTTTCAGAATGTAGGAGTCATTAGTTGGTCCTGGACTGAGTTCATTAACATATAGGATTATTATGATGTTCATTAACATAGAGGATTATTATGAGTATTTGGGATTTTGGGGATGACAGTGTTTCGTATGTATTGCTAATCACTCCATTTATCTTGCTGTTCTTGTGCAGTTTCAGTCCCTAGTATTCTACCTGGCCATGTTGTGTGGTTTTGGGCAGGAAAACTTTTTGATTTATCAATCTTAATGCCAACTGGAAGAAGATCTGAAGTATGCAAAAACAGGGTAAAGAGTGATGGCCACTAAAGAAGTCAGTATACCCAGCCTAAGCCACATGCTATGAGAAAACTAAACCAAATCCATGCGCTGCTCATCAAAAATCCAAAACCCCAAGTTTTAAACCCCTGGCTTGGATTTCTGACAAATTCTTCAGCACCACAAAATGCCCTTCTTCTTTATAACCAAATGCTCCACCACCCAACTTCCCATAACCACTACACATTTACTTATGCTCTTAAGGCATGCTGCTTGCTCCATTCACCTCATAAAGGCCAAGAAATCCAAGCCCACGTCACAAAATCTGGTCACATATCTGATACCTTCATCCAAAACTCCTTGCTCCATTTCTACGTAATCCAATCTGACATTGTTTCTGCTGCCCATGTTTTTGATTCGATACCTTTACCGGATGTTGTTTCCTGGACTTCAATGATTTCGGGTCTTGCCAAGTGTGGGTTTGTGGACGAAGCAATTGTGAAGTTTGTGTCCATGGACGTAAAGCCTAATCCTACTACTCTTGTGACTGTGTTGTCTTCGTGTTCTACTTTAAGAGCTGTCAAGTTTGGTAAAGCTGTTCATGGCCATTGTTTGAGGAACTTTCATGAAAGTAATTTGATTTTGGACAATGCCGTTTTGGATTTCTATCTGAGATGTGGATCTTTGGCTAGTGCAAGATATCTGTTTGTCAACATGCCCAAGAGAGATGTCATTTCTTGGACTAGCATGGTGGGTGGTTATGCACAAAGAGGTTTTTGTGAAGAGGCAGTGAAACTTTTCCAACAGATGGTGCTGGGCGGGGAAGCTGAGCCTAATGAGGCTACCATTGTGAATGTATTGTCAGCATGTTCTTCGATTTGTGCATTGAGTTCAGGCCAGCATGTGCATTTCTATATCAGTACTCGACGAGATCTCATGGCAAATGTCAATGTGGGAAATGCCTTGATGAACATGTATGTCAAGTGTGGAAATTTGGGTATGGCTATTTCGGTTTTTAAGGCCCTGGAGTGCAAAGATATCATTTCATGGACTACTATAATAAGTGGCATGGCCATGAATGGCCATGGCATCCATGTGTTGCAGCTCTTTTCCAGTATGCTAGTTAATGGGGTTTCTCCTGATGGGGTAACCTTCCTTGGGTTGTTAACAGCATGCAGTCATGCTGGCCTGGTAGATCAAGGGTTTATGTTCTTTGATGTAATGAAGAAAATTTACCGGATTGTCCCTCAAACACAGCATTATGCGTGTCTGGTTGATATGTATGGTCGAGCTGGCCTTTTAGAGGAAGCAGAGGCTCTTATTAAAGAATTGCCAATGGAAGCTGATGGTCCTGTTTGGGGGGCACTGCTTAATGCGTGCAAAATTCATGGGAATGAGGAGATGGTTGAGAGGATCAAAGAAGGCCTCCACAATAGTGCACAAGTGAGCATTGGAACTTATGCGCTGTTATCAAATGCTTATGCTAAACATGATAGGTGGGATGATTCTAATAAGGTTCGCGATGAAATGAGAGAGATGGGGTTGAAGACACCACCTGGGTGTAGTTGGATTGAGATTGGTCACTCGATCTAATATATACATAAGTGATCAAGGAGAAGGATAAAGCAGCCAATGAGATGTCCTAGATGACTGCGGCGTCAAGGGGAAGAAGAAATTGCACGAATGTTCTGAGTAGAGATTTGAGAGAATTGAATACAAGCTTGTATATTCCAGATATAAGGAGGTTTTGCTGACTAAAAGACTCCTGTGGTAAAACCAAACAATACGTAAATATAGTTGAGAATGACGACTGCTTGATGGAGTTCGGGGACGTCACAGAATTATTGCTTGCCTGGGAAAGTGCTTTGGTGTTGGCAATCTTATTCAAAGATTCAAGGACAACCCTCCCTTGAAATATTCACTTGTTGACGATGATACTGCCACCTTTTGTTGACAGGTTTAGAGGTGGGAGGAAACAAGGTTTAAGATTCTGGTATAGAATATCTTACTGTTGTCATTATCTGTTTTTTAATTTTTAATTTTTCTTGAGCTTGTAGCACCACTGATTTGAAATCGAGTAATGAATTTTGATGGTTGAGATTAAGTAGCTGCTCCATACTGAAGACCCCTAAAATGTTTTGTGAGATTGAGTGATCTGTCAATAGTGTATGGACTAGCGTTCCTTCCTTGTTCACTTGCAAGTTTTAAGACTATGGTTGATATAAAAACTCAACATGCATCCAAGATACATTAGTCTCTCTCACCCACACAGACACACCCTGACAAGTCTTTGTCTGCATTAACAACTGGATGTAGGAGTACTAGTTTAAGCCAGATACACTTGCTATTCATAGTTTGAGATTGGTATATACAATCAAGAAGATCTGTTCAAATGTGGTGTCCTGTTTCCAGAATATAACATCGATATGCAATGTATTATTTGAAGTGTAAAGATGCGTTTTCTGGTTCTGGATCAGAGTTTTTACTTATTACTGCTATCCAACTTGGAATAGATAGATTGGTGTGCTATGAAATTTTCGTATACATTAGTTTCAACAGGGAAAGACATAATATTATTTTCTTTTATTAGATGTAATTGACTAGAGTGATCTTTAAATTGACAATAGATGGCCCTAAGGTTTAGAAGGCAGCGGAAAAGACCTGGATTTTGGGTCCTTCAATGCATATCATATCCTTACACTTTGTGGTTAAGCCATCAGGTGTGTCTTCTAGGAGGAGAATGTAGTCATACATTCAAAGATACATTCATTTCCCATACTTGGTATCCTGTATTGCTAGTTACTTAACATTGCCTGCTAGATAGTATTATGTTCCTTAAAGATGTGTTCCCATTTACAAGCTCTAGAGTTTGTGATTAGGAAATTCCATGTTGGTTCTACTTATTGAAATGACATATCCTTTGCTGAAGTTAATTCTCTTTGTTGTTAATTTTGGAAGCCGTTTCCATGGCCCTCACCATTCCACCATTGAATTCTATTCCGGATCTCAGACTTATATAGTTTTTGTCATGGCTAGTTGCCTAGTTGTGAACTAGGAAGGTGAAAACTGTTGAGATTTTGAGAACTGGATCTGCTTTAAATTTATTAGTTGCATCAGATATTTGCTAAGTTTTGTTTCTTGAGGCTACCTTGGCCCAAACTTGTTTCATCATTTCTTGTCTAAGAACAAACTAATGGCAATGGTATCCTGGTGCTAGAGGAATATTATAATATACTTAGTAATTCTTGGAGGACTACACAACAGGAGAGCATACAACCATGGCCCTATTTAAATGAGGCTCTAACAAACTTCTGGATCTGTCTGTAACTCTGTTTCTGTTCTTGTTATGAAGTAGCTAGTCTTTAAATGATTTGATAAGAAGTTTGTAGATTTTGCTCAGTCGGTTTGTTTGGGGTTCTGGGATACTGTCATGCATGTTATCCCACTTATTTTATTTTATTCTGCAGTCTTCTGTATTTTGTTCAAATGCTTGTGTTTTGTATCATAATTCACTCGTGATTTTGGAGCTAAGATGATTGTGCTTATAAGTATGCTAGTGCTTATACGTATCCCACACCTATGATGATCATGCATTCATTTTCTCCTGTTTCACATCAATTAGTTCAAGCTGAAACTCATTTGTTTCTCTTTCCATTGATATACTTGTAACAGGATGATCTCTTTAGTTGGGACTTGGTTCTGTTAGCTGGACTCAGACATGAGTCGTAACCACTTCGAAACATCCTCTTCTGAGGTGCAGCATTAGGTGTGGTTTACTTGTTCCATAGACTGCAGTGTCTCTCACAGAACCCCTGCTCCCTCATCTTCTTCCCAACAGACTAACACTGTCTCTTTAATGAAGATGTCCTAGAAACTCTTGCAACATATAAATGCTGCTGTCCATGATGAAAGAGCACATGTGCTGATGTGACTGATGGCTGTGGCTAGACTACCTTCCTGCATAAGTTAGCTGTATTTTCCAAGCCTTTTTCTTGTCTAGTCCTGTGTGATGGGCAATGAGCCACAGACTGAGGAGTTTTCCACCAGATAAGTTCACAGTTATAGTGCCAACTTCCAAGTACTTTGATCTTCTTGAACGAAAGCTGGGAGATTCATTTTCTGCTTCACAGCTGATGGGGATCAGATTAAAGCTAGAATGAAGAATGCTGTCAATGGGGGCAGTTGAAGAGCTTGCAGCAGCTCACGAGCTTGCTAGTAATCCATGTCCCTATTCGATTGCTTGCTTCACGAGCCTCTGTTTGTTGCATTGGACTACAATGGTGAACACATTCTTGCAGAGCATGGAAACTAATCAATGTGGTACACTCTCATTTTGGTTGCTTGATGAGTCTTCTGATTGAAAACCAAAACCTCGTGACAAATTTTCAAGCTTTGGTTGAATTGACCAAAATACCCCCTTCCCAGCAGTATATATTAACTCTTTGGAGACTAGGGTTTTACACTCATTAGTTTAAGAATGAGGCTTTGCTCTCAGAGAGAGGCCCTCTCTGAATGACTGTGGAGCCGATGATTTCAACCTGTGACAATCTCTCTCTCTCTCTCTCTGTTTCTTCGCTTTCTTCTTCTTTCATTATCTTCTTCTTCTTCTTCTTCTTCCTCGAAAAACCGAATGGCAGGAGGCGGTGATGATTCATTTCAGTTTGTCTAAACCAGACGGTGGGAATGGCGACCCGGTCTCTACTTGGCGGGGCGACCCGGTTGCTCCTGTTGGGAGAAATGACTCTTTTGTCCTTCCACCCACAGGCGGCGCCCGGTGTCCGCAGCCGTGGAAGGCCGCGTTTGCCTCCCTCTCTTTTGTCTGATAGAAGGCGAATCTGAGCCTCGCCGGTCACCCACTTTTAACAACCTATCAACTTTTTTACCCGTCTTGTTTTTCATGGTGAAAACCCAATTGGGAAAGTTGAGGGATTTTACCATTTACAGCTCGGTTCTTGAAGAATGAAAACCCAGTTGTTCAAATGTCACTTGGAATTTTCAATTTTGGTTATTCAATTCAAGGACTGAGATGTTACTATTTGAGAATAGATCTTGTGCTGAGTCTAGTATTTTGTTTGAATTGATTTGTTGATAATACAGATTAGTAACCGAAGAGTTACTAAAACTAGTAACCAAAAAGTTGCTACTATCAATGTAGTTGTATGTAAACCTAGAGCAATAGCATGGACGAAATTATGATCAAGGATTGATAGCTAACCAAACGGAACCAATTAATTTGTGTATCGAATTACAATCTGCTGTAGGTTTTAGGTTTTCCTTTGAGTTCCTTCCTTGTAGAGGAGAAGCGTGAATGTTGGGTTTGG encodes the following:
- the LOC101304287 gene encoding pentatricopeptide repeat-containing protein At2g22410, mitochondrial-like, with amino-acid sequence MRKLNQIHALLIKNPKPQVLNPWLGFLTNSSAPQNALLLYNQMLHHPTSHNHYTFTYALKACCLLHSPHKGQEIQAHVTKSGHISDTFIQNSLLHFYVIQSDIVSAAHVFDSIPLPDVVSWTSMISGLAKCGFVDEAIVKFVSMDVKPNPTTLVTVLSSCSTLRAVKFGKAVHGHCLRNFHESNLILDNAVLDFYLRCGSLASARYLFVNMPKRDVISWTSMVGGYAQRGFCEEAVKLFQQMVLGGEAEPNEATIVNVLSACSSICALSSGQHVHFYISTRRDLMANVNVGNALMNMYVKCGNLGMAISVFKALECKDIISWTTIISGMAMNGHGIHVLQLFSSMLVNGVSPDGVTFLGLLTACSHAGLVDQGFMFFDVMKKIYRIVPQTQHYACLVDMYGRAGLLEEAEALIKELPMEADGPVWGALLNACKIHGNEEMVERIKEGLHNSAQVSIGTYALLSNAYAKHDRWDDSNKVRDEMREMGLKTPPGCSWIEIGHSI